TGCTATGCCTCTCTCTTCACCGACCGGGCGATTGCGTATCGTGAAGAATGGGGATTTGAGCATACGAAGGTTGCTTTATCCATCGGAGTACAAAAGATGGTGCGTTCTGACAAGGCCGGTGCAGGAGTTATGTTCTCTGTTGATACCGAAACCGGATTTCAAAATGTTGTTATCATTAACGCTTCATGGGGATTGGGTGAAAACGTTGTTCAGGGCGCTGTGACACCGGATGAATATATGGTTTTTAAACCGTTACTCGGCCGTAAGAAACTGAAGCCAATACTGGAGAAGGAATTAGGCGCAAAAGAAAAAAAGATGATCTATGTGAAGGGGAGGAGTGGTAATACCAAGAATGTTAATACGGCGAGAGACGAGCGTTTATCTTTTGTCCTGAAAGATGATGAAATTCTGAAATTAGCCCGATGGGCCTGTGTTATTGAGAAACACTACGGCAGACCAATGGATATGGAATGGGCTAAGGATGGGGAAACCGGAGAGTTATTTATCGTACAGGCGCGCCCGGAAACGGTACAATCCCGAAGAATAGCCGCAGAGTTCAAGACATACAAGTTGAAAGAAAATGGCAAACGGCTGCTTGCCGGTCTTGCTATTGGCGAGGCCATAGCCACCGGCAAAGCTTGTATAATCAAGAGCTCTGATGAGATAGGAGGATTCAGAGAAGGAACCATTTTAGTGACGGGAATGACTGACCCTGACTGGGTGCCGATTATGAAGAAGGCAAAGGGTATTATTACTGACTATGGTGGACGTACCTCCCATGCGGCTATTGTAAGCAGGGAATTAGGCGTTCCAGCTATCGTAGGCACAGGAGATGCGACAAGATCCTTAAAAGATGGCCAGGAGATAACCATCTCCTGCGCTGAGGGTGATCATGGTTATGTCTATGAGGGTGTCCTTCAGTTTGAAGAATCAGAGATAAGTTTGAAAGATATTCCTGATACGAAAACCCAAATCATGATGAATATTGCCAGTCCGGAAGCATCTTTCCGGTGGTGGCGCTTGCCCTGTAAAGGAATTGGACTGGCTCGTATGGAGTTTATTATCAATAATATTATCAAGATTCATCCTATGGCTCTTATTCATTTCAGTAAGGTAGAAGATAGAATAGCCCGTGAACACATTGAGGAACTTACTCAAGGATATAAGGATAAAACAGAATATTTTGTGGAGATTTTAGCGCGGGGCATTGCAAAAATTGCTGCCCCCCAATATCCTCATGATGTGATTGTCCGGATGAGTGATTTTAAGACTAACGAGTATGCAAATCTTATCGGAGGCAGACAGTTCGAACCCCGAGAGGAGAACCCTATGCTTGGTTTTCGTGGAGCTTCGCGATATTACAATGCTCGTTATCGTGAAGGGTTTGCATTGGAATGCCGGGCAATTAAACAGGTTCGCGAGGAGATAGGCATGGCCAATGTCATTATCATGATACCGTTCTGCCGGACTCTTGAGGAAGCAGACCGGGTGCTTGATGTGCTGGCAGAGAACGGATTGAAAAGGCATGAGAACGGTCTTCAAATCTATGTTATGAGTGAGGTCCCGTCAAATGTGATATTAGCAGAAAGATTTGCAGAACGTTTTGATGGCTTTTCCATCGGGTCTAATGATCTTACCCAACTTGTTCTTGGGATAGACCGCGATTCAGCAGAGCTGGCGGAACTTTTTGATGAACGTAATGAGGCCGTTAAGCATATGATACAAAAACAGATTGAGAATGCGCATAAAACTCATACAAAGGTTGGCATCTGTGGACAAGCTCCGAGTGATTACCCTGATTTTGCCGAGTTTTTGATTAAGGCTGGCATCGACTCTCTATCTCTGAATCCTGACAGCGTAATCGAAACAAAACGACACGTTGCTGAAATTGAAAAAAGAAGAACCGGCAAATGATTTTCCTGCTGCAAAACAAATAGTGTGGAGAATGGTATTGATGAAGAGGATATTTCTTAATGGTTATATTGTAACCAATAATCATGTTGTAGAAAGATTGGAATCAATACTGCAGCCCATCGAGAATGCAAGCGATTACAGATTCGCTATGGAGCAAGCGGAAAGAGGCAAACCTCTTCTTTTCCTGGTAAATAGAAGGGGATTTATGTAACAATAAATATTTCATGAAAGGAGAATACTATGAATTATGACGAGTTTACCGGACAAGTTCAAAGTCGCGCCCGGCTTGCCTCAACCGATGAAGCAATAAGGGCAATTCGCGCTACTTTGGAGACGCTCGGAGAACGTTTATTCGGGAACGAGGCAGATGATCTTGCTTCCCAGCTCCCAACAGAGCTTAAGCCATATCTTTTGCAAGCAAAAAGTAAAGAAAGTTTCGATCTGAATGAATTTTTCAAACGGGTCTGCCAGAAAGAAGGTGGAGGTATTGAGCTTCCAGATGCCGTTTATCATGCTCGTGCTGTTGTCTCAGTATTATGTAATGCTGTTTCACTGGGTGATCTGAATGATATTCTTGCACAACTTCCGTCAGATTACGATGATTCTTTTTGAAGCAGGCAGTGAAGGAACTATGCAGAGACGAAGAGACAGATAAGACGCAGAAAGGACAAGGGCAAGGATCCACCTTGTAACTATAGTAATTCAAAAATGAAACCGAACACAATAAGTCAGGGTTTGATTCCATGAACATGGACAAACCATCCCTATTCAAGACATACAGGGACAAGGTTTGTCCGTGTTGCCACTTGATGTATAGAAAATCCAAGGTTTTTCATGATGCCGTTAACATAGCCCTAACCCCAATTGCAGAGACGCAAAATGAACCCCATATGCATCAAGCTAAGAAT
The genomic region above belongs to Candidatus Jettenia caeni and contains:
- a CDS encoding phosphoenolpyruvate synthase — protein: MNNKYIRWFENVSSHDVPLVGGKNASLGEMISMLKDEGIRVPDGFATTSDAYWEFVKQNNLREKIQANLDDFKRGSKQLEDTGKSIRRFFSHGTFPDDIAQNIRDAYRELCKRYRMDEVDVAVRSSATAEDLPKASFAGQQETFLNVTGEEELLDACRKCYASLFTDRAIAYREEWGFEHTKVALSIGVQKMVRSDKAGAGVMFSVDTETGFQNVVIINASWGLGENVVQGAVTPDEYMVFKPLLGRKKLKPILEKELGAKEKKMIYVKGRSGNTKNVNTARDERLSFVLKDDEILKLARWACVIEKHYGRPMDMEWAKDGETGELFIVQARPETVQSRRIAAEFKTYKLKENGKRLLAGLAIGEAIATGKACIIKSSDEIGGFREGTILVTGMTDPDWVPIMKKAKGIITDYGGRTSHAAIVSRELGVPAIVGTGDATRSLKDGQEITISCAEGDHGYVYEGVLQFEESEISLKDIPDTKTQIMMNIASPEASFRWWRLPCKGIGLARMEFIINNIIKIHPMALIHFSKVEDRIAREHIEELTQGYKDKTEYFVEILARGIAKIAAPQYPHDVIVRMSDFKTNEYANLIGGRQFEPREENPMLGFRGASRYYNARYREGFALECRAIKQVREEIGMANVIIMIPFCRTLEEADRVLDVLAENGLKRHENGLQIYVMSEVPSNVILAERFAERFDGFSIGSNDLTQLVLGIDRDSAELAELFDERNEAVKHMIQKQIENAHKTHTKVGICGQAPSDYPDFAEFLIKAGIDSLSLNPDSVIETKRHVAEIEKRRTGK